From Candidatus Deferrimicrobium sp., a single genomic window includes:
- a CDS encoding ATP-binding cassette domain-containing protein, which yields MLENVCFGLERPDPEAARKATALARFLADVEEMPNGFDTVVGERGISLSGGQKQRATIARALCAGAPILLLDDALSAVDAETEREIFEGILSEKGERTVLFSTHRMASLSRCDRILVLADGRIVEEGTHDDLLSLRGVYFGLYSRQMLARELEESS from the coding sequence GTGCTCGAGAACGTTTGTTTCGGGTTGGAACGACCCGACCCGGAAGCCGCCAGGAAGGCGACCGCCCTCGCACGCTTCCTTGCCGATGTCGAGGAGATGCCGAACGGGTTCGACACCGTCGTGGGGGAGCGGGGGATCTCGCTCTCGGGGGGGCAGAAGCAGCGGGCCACGATCGCCCGTGCGCTCTGCGCCGGCGCACCGATCCTGCTGCTGGACGACGCCCTCTCCGCCGTGGACGCCGAGACGGAGCGGGAGATCTTCGAGGGGATCCTGTCCGAGAAGGGGGAGCGGACGGTCCTGTTCAGCACGCACCGGATGGCCTCCCTCTCCCGGTGCGACCGGATCCTCGTGCTGGCGGACGGCCGGATCGTCGAGGAGGGAACGCACGACGACCTTCTCTCCCTGCGCGGCGTCTATTTCGGTTTGTACTCCCGCCAGATGCTTGCCCGGGAGTTGGAGGAGTCGTCGTGA
- a CDS encoding ABC transporter ATP-binding protein: MRQGPDDFFVDDRVDARGIDRRLLVRILRYVLPHRCILAGALAALLCGTACQLAGPYLIKIVIDRYVTTGHLSGMGRWVLLYLAALVGAMGFVYLQMYAVSVLGQRVILALRRDMFARMQRLPVVFFDRTPTGRLMTRLTSDVEALQELLSSGLVSTIGDAAVLVGTAAILLWMDLRLALVTFAVLPVLVLFVELLKKRIREANREMRRKLARMNAFLQEHVTGVAVVKAFGMEGKSERRFDVLNGEYAAESVRLTNLYSVYFPGVEMLASIAVALLLWRAGIGLLSGAVTFGTLVAFLEYARRFYDPIKDMSDKYNILQTALAASERIFRLLDEKISSEYEEAPPETALDARPLPSPQASGPAIAVPAIEFRDVWFSYPRPAGGGMAGEEEGPPVLRGVTFALEEGQTGAIVGATGAGKTTVLSLLCRFYEIRRGKILLFGRDIREIPREELRGSLALVLQDTFLFSGTVRENVAAGGEAVGAALSAIGVERFTREWGEGLATDVGERGVRLSTGQRQMVSFARALAREPRVLLLDEATSSVDPVTEGRIQEALAGILPGRTALVVAHRLSTVLSADRIIVMHKGKVREMGIHGELMAAGGIYRRLYALQFEEPPAR; this comes from the coding sequence GTGAGGCAAGGGCCGGACGACTTCTTCGTGGACGATCGCGTCGATGCCCGTGGGATCGACCGGCGGCTCCTCGTGCGCATCCTGCGGTACGTTCTTCCCCACCGGTGTATCCTCGCGGGAGCGCTGGCGGCGCTTCTCTGCGGAACCGCCTGCCAGCTGGCGGGGCCGTACCTCATCAAGATCGTTATCGACCGGTACGTGACTACCGGTCATCTTTCCGGAATGGGGCGATGGGTCCTCCTGTACCTCGCGGCTCTCGTCGGCGCCATGGGGTTCGTCTACCTTCAGATGTACGCCGTGTCGGTCCTCGGGCAGCGGGTGATCCTCGCGCTGCGCCGGGATATGTTCGCGCGGATGCAGCGGCTCCCCGTCGTCTTCTTCGATCGCACGCCGACCGGGCGCCTCATGACGCGCCTGACCTCCGACGTCGAGGCGCTCCAGGAGCTCCTCTCCTCCGGCCTCGTATCGACGATCGGCGACGCCGCGGTGCTGGTGGGCACGGCCGCTATACTTCTCTGGATGGACCTGCGCCTCGCGCTCGTCACCTTCGCCGTCCTTCCCGTCCTCGTGTTGTTCGTCGAGCTGCTCAAAAAACGGATCCGCGAGGCGAACCGGGAGATGCGGCGGAAGCTCGCGCGGATGAACGCTTTCCTGCAGGAGCACGTGACGGGAGTGGCGGTGGTCAAGGCGTTCGGGATGGAGGGGAAGTCGGAGCGGCGGTTCGACGTCCTGAACGGGGAGTACGCCGCGGAAAGCGTGCGGCTCACCAACCTATACTCAGTCTACTTCCCGGGAGTGGAGATGCTCGCGTCGATCGCTGTGGCGCTGTTGCTGTGGCGCGCCGGCATCGGCCTTCTCTCGGGAGCGGTCACCTTCGGGACGCTCGTGGCGTTTCTCGAATACGCCCGAAGATTCTACGACCCGATCAAGGACATGAGCGACAAATATAACATCCTGCAGACCGCGCTGGCCGCCTCGGAGCGGATCTTCCGCCTCCTCGACGAGAAGATCTCCTCCGAATACGAGGAAGCCCCGCCCGAAACCGCGCTCGATGCCCGGCCGTTGCCGTCCCCTCAGGCTTCCGGGCCCGCCATCGCCGTTCCCGCGATCGAGTTCCGGGACGTATGGTTCTCCTACCCCCGGCCCGCGGGTGGGGGGATGGCCGGGGAGGAGGAAGGACCGCCTGTTCTGCGGGGGGTCACCTTCGCCCTGGAGGAAGGGCAAACCGGCGCGATTGTGGGGGCGACGGGGGCGGGGAAGACCACGGTCCTCTCCCTGCTGTGCCGCTTCTACGAGATCCGCCGCGGGAAGATCCTCCTCTTCGGGCGGGACATCCGCGAGATCCCGCGGGAAGAGCTGCGCGGGTCGCTCGCCCTCGTCCTCCAGGACACGTTCCTCTTCTCCGGGACGGTACGGGAGAACGTCGCCGCGGGGGGCGAGGCGGTCGGGGCCGCGCTGTCGGCGATCGGCGTGGAACGGTTTACCAGGGAATGGGGCGAGGGACTGGCGACGGACGTGGGGGAGCGAGGGGTGCGGCTGTCGACGGGCCAGCGCCAGATGGTGTCGTTCGCCCGCGCGCTGGCGCGGGAGCCGCGCGTCCTTCTGCTGGACGAGGCGACGTCGAGCGTCGATCCCGTGACGGAGGGCCGGATCCAGGAAGCGCTGGCGGGGATCCTCCCCGGGCGGACCGCCCTCGTCGTCGCCCACCGGCTGTCGACGGTCCTGTCCGCCGACCGGATCATCGTGATGCACAAGGGGAAAGTACGCGAGATGGGGATCCACGGAGAATTGATGGCCGCGGGGGGGATCTACCGGCGATTGTACGCCCTGCAGTTCGAGGAACCTCCCGCGAGGTAA
- a CDS encoding phosphate/phosphite/phosphonate ABC transporter substrate-binding protein encodes MQFCAWRSVRGVLAVVSKFHVERRDAKTTDRVYAYRAVPSVSRCLFPEEAPLTCEKKTSVENLPIGLIPEQNIFRQMERYEPLGEYLSRKTGTKITFNVLRRYGNIIDSFNSSGLDGAFFGSFSYTLAHAKIGVEVLAQPVALDNTSTYYGMIFVRKDSGIRTVRDMKGKRFAFVDRATTAGYLLPLDYFHHHGISDYNHYLGETYFTGTHEDAIEDVLNMKADIGAAKNTVFQRLASEDPRIMKELVVLTRSPAVPENAIALRKDIDVSVRKLLKDSLLSMHLDPDGKRVLEQFGALKFIETTDKDYDVVREYADHAHLDLSTYEYMNN; translated from the coding sequence ATGCAATTCTGCGCGTGGCGTTCTGTGCGTGGCGTTCTTGCCGTCGTTTCGAAATTTCATGTAGAACGTCGCGATGCGAAAACGACCGATCGCGTATATGCTTATCGTGCTGTGCCTTCCGTTTCTCGCTGCCTGTTCCCCGAAGAAGCCCCCCTCACCTGCGAAAAAAAAACGTCCGTGGAGAATTTGCCGATTGGACTGATCCCCGAGCAGAACATCTTCCGGCAGATGGAGCGCTACGAGCCCTTGGGGGAATACCTCTCCCGGAAAACCGGCACGAAAATCACGTTTAACGTCCTTCGCCGGTACGGGAACATCATCGACTCGTTCAATTCTTCCGGGCTGGACGGCGCATTTTTCGGCAGTTTCAGCTACACCTTGGCCCACGCGAAGATCGGTGTGGAAGTCCTGGCACAGCCGGTGGCTCTCGATAATACCTCCACCTATTACGGCATGATCTTTGTCAGGAAAGACAGCGGCATCCGGACCGTTCGCGACATGAAGGGGAAGCGGTTTGCATTCGTCGACAGGGCGACGACAGCCGGGTACCTTCTCCCGCTGGACTATTTCCATCATCACGGGATATCGGATTACAACCATTACCTGGGCGAAACTTATTTCACCGGAACGCACGAGGACGCCATCGAGGACGTGCTCAACATGAAGGCCGACATCGGCGCGGCGAAGAATACGGTGTTTCAACGACTTGCGAGCGAAGACCCCCGGATCATGAAAGAATTGGTGGTCCTGACCAGGTCACCCGCTGTGCCGGAAAACGCCATCGCCCTGCGAAAAGATATCGACGTGTCGGTGCGGAAGCTGCTGAAGGATTCGCTCCTGTCCATGCACCTGGATCCGGACGGGAAACGGGTACTGGAGCAGTTCGGCGCACTGAAATTCATCGAGACCACGGACAAGGACTACGACGTCGTCCGGGAATATGCGGATCACGCCCACCTGGATCTTTCCACCTACGAATATATGAATAACTGA